The following proteins come from a genomic window of Heyndrickxia acidicola:
- a CDS encoding (Fe-S)-binding protein: MKYEKTLNCVQCGYCLPVCPTYVTISKETHSPRGRINLVKMVGEGRITDLSVLEEPMNLCLACRACETACPTGVEYGQILEAARAVLAKTRKDSFSTKILKNTLLKRVIPSHNIMNQIGNALWIYEKSGLQKMIRKSGILKKLPAHLGTFESIIPSAVSPRERAKLPKRVKVKGTFDNERDRTPKHNSEESLKL, encoded by the coding sequence ATGAAATATGAAAAAACATTGAATTGTGTCCAATGTGGTTACTGTCTGCCTGTTTGTCCAACATATGTCACAATAAGTAAGGAAACTCACTCCCCAAGAGGAAGAATTAATTTGGTCAAGATGGTCGGCGAAGGAAGGATTACAGATTTGTCTGTTCTTGAAGAACCAATGAATTTGTGCCTTGCTTGCCGAGCATGTGAAACGGCATGTCCAACTGGAGTTGAGTACGGACAAATTCTGGAAGCTGCCCGTGCAGTACTCGCTAAGACAAGAAAGGACTCTTTCTCTACCAAAATTTTAAAAAATACCCTTTTGAAAAGGGTTATACCAAGCCATAATATCATGAACCAGATTGGAAATGCTCTGTGGATATATGAGAAAAGCGGATTACAGAAAATGATTCGAAAGTCTGGAATCCTGAAAAAACTTCCTGCTCACCTTGGTACCTTTGAATCTATTATCCCATCAGCAGTATCACCTAGGGAACGTGCAAAGCTGCCTAAGCGGGTAAAGGTAAAGGGGACCTTTGACAACGAGAGGGATAGAACCCCTAAACATAACAGCGAGGAGAGTCTGAAACTATGA
- a CDS encoding (Fe-S)-binding protein, translating into MTKKYTVAFFTGCIMDVMFRRINQLSIKLLTEVGCEIVVADNQTCCGALHAHTGDPVQSKVLAKQNIDAFEKENVDFIVNNAGGCGAMLKEYDHLLEDEPEWAERAKRFVKKSKDISEILVLCGGIRGMNHSPERVTYQPSCHMTNVQKVTKEPVQIIRSIPNVELIEMNEAGMCCGSAGVYNIVHYDVSMAILDRKMENVKETKATTIITTNPGCLLQMKLGIEREGLSDKVRTLHLVEYLAEAAGIS; encoded by the coding sequence ATGACTAAAAAGTATACAGTTGCCTTTTTTACGGGCTGCATTATGGATGTAATGTTTCGGCGCATTAACCAATTGAGTATAAAACTCCTAACTGAAGTAGGGTGTGAGATAGTGGTGGCAGATAATCAGACATGTTGTGGAGCACTTCATGCTCATACCGGGGATCCTGTTCAAAGCAAAGTCCTTGCAAAGCAAAATATTGATGCCTTTGAAAAGGAGAATGTGGACTTTATTGTAAATAATGCGGGTGGGTGCGGTGCTATGCTCAAGGAGTATGACCACCTTCTTGAGGATGAACCTGAGTGGGCAGAACGTGCAAAAAGATTTGTAAAAAAATCGAAGGATATATCAGAAATTTTAGTGTTATGCGGCGGTATTCGCGGTATGAACCATTCACCTGAGCGGGTCACGTATCAACCGTCGTGTCATATGACCAATGTTCAAAAAGTAACTAAAGAACCAGTACAAATTATTCGAAGTATCCCAAATGTGGAATTAATTGAAATGAATGAAGCGGGAATGTGTTGTGGCTCCGCTGGAGTTTACAACATTGTCCATTATGATGTTTCAATGGCAATTCTGGATCGAAAGATGGAAAATGTAAAAGAAACAAAGGCAACCACGATCATTACTACAAATCCAGGATGTCTTCTTCAGATGAAATTAGGTATTGAAAGGGAAGGGCTATCCGACAAAGTGAGAACACTCCATCTTGTTGAATATCTGGCTGAAGCGGCTGGTATTTCATAG
- a CDS encoding MFS transporter: protein MNAINKKESNQYNVKLDTGTKTNFRWWFAVVLWFLLLVSYIDRTNISIAGPFMIKSGVVTPAMLALANSLFLFMYGLSNIFGGYLSDKFGAKKIAIFALTWWSVMTLFTGIIWSSLALVFSRVLLGLGEGMHWPLNSKWVKAWFPQHERARANMFWEFGLTMGPIIAGPFITYLIVSSGTWKTPFIVMALVGLIVMIPIILFFIKDRPEQSKYVSSAELEYINADKEKDDDNNPEKVTVGSILKKGDFWLLLLNWSGMATIFYGILFWLPSYLQEVRHLSVKMTGIWYMLPYIMMTVCIILTAFASDRFMKRSIFASIGTFVAGIGLLLGTHTNNLVIAMILISISSAMNGVVLPTVWSSLQKMFPSRNVGAGAGLLNGLENIIAAVGTYILGISFNIGFPYLIIFAFVGGISGLILAKKGY, encoded by the coding sequence TTGAATGCTATAAACAAGAAAGAAAGTAATCAATATAATGTGAAACTTGATACAGGTACCAAGACAAACTTTCGTTGGTGGTTTGCTGTCGTATTGTGGTTCTTATTACTTGTCTCGTACATCGATAGAACTAACATTTCTATTGCGGGACCTTTTATGATTAAATCGGGTGTTGTAACCCCAGCGATGTTAGCGCTTGCAAATAGTTTGTTTCTTTTCATGTACGGTTTATCTAACATCTTTGGTGGATATTTAAGTGATAAATTTGGGGCAAAAAAAATAGCGATTTTTGCTTTAACCTGGTGGTCTGTTATGACGTTATTTACTGGTATAATCTGGAGTTCGCTTGCCCTAGTATTTTCACGAGTTCTACTTGGGTTAGGAGAGGGAATGCATTGGCCGCTAAATTCAAAATGGGTGAAAGCATGGTTTCCACAGCATGAACGGGCTAGGGCCAATATGTTCTGGGAGTTTGGATTAACGATGGGTCCAATTATTGCCGGACCATTTATAACTTATTTAATTGTTTCTTCTGGTACTTGGAAAACTCCTTTTATTGTTATGGCTTTAGTTGGTTTAATCGTAATGATTCCTATTATACTCTTTTTTATAAAAGACCGTCCTGAACAAAGCAAATATGTGTCATCAGCCGAACTTGAATATATTAATGCTGATAAAGAAAAAGATGACGATAATAATCCAGAGAAAGTCACCGTTGGAAGTATACTTAAAAAAGGTGACTTTTGGCTGTTGTTATTAAACTGGTCTGGTATGGCAACAATCTTTTACGGTATATTATTCTGGCTTCCTTCATATCTTCAAGAAGTTCGACATCTTTCAGTTAAAATGACTGGAATTTGGTATATGCTTCCTTATATAATGATGACAGTGTGTATTATCTTAACGGCCTTTGCTAGTGACCGATTTATGAAAAGATCGATCTTTGCATCTATAGGAACGTTTGTCGCTGGAATTGGTTTATTATTAGGAACGCATACGAATAATTTGGTAATAGCCATGATCTTAATCTCTATTTCAAGTGCAATGAATGGAGTCGTTCTACCAACTGTTTGGAGCTCCCTTCAAAAAATGTTCCCAAGCCGAAATGTTGGGGCAGGTGCTGGTTTATTAAATGGTCTTGAAAATATTATCGCCGCAGTTGGAACTTATATTTTAGGTATTTCCTTTAACATTGGATTCCCTTACCTAATTATTTTTGCCTTTGTTGGCGGGATTAGCGGGTTAATTCTTGCTAAAAAGGGATATTGA
- a CDS encoding PGN_0703 family putative restriction endonuclease: MVNKEEGTNFDFYFKFNSGKEIFFEIKYMEDKFGKVK; encoded by the coding sequence GTGGTTAATAAGGAAGAAGGTACTAACTTTGATTTTTATTTTAAATTTAATTCTGGGAAGGAAATCTTTTTTGAAATTAAATATATGGAAGATAAATTTGGAAAAGTAAAGTAA
- a CDS encoding aldo/keto reductase, whose product MSLRDHEKILRIKHSIEKRVVTLPDGTFLPSIGQGTWYMGENPQSKNKEIKALQLGIELGMKLIDTAEMYGNGDSERLVGEAIKGRRDKVFIVSKVYPHHSGLNLIESACENSLKRLGTDHLDLYLLHWRGRVPLAETIEGMERLRKDGKIVRWGVSNFDTDDMLELWDTANGKKCVANQVLYHLGSRGIDYDLLPWHHEHNMPIMAYSPLAQGGSLRRQLLSDPIIIEIAEKYNVEPLQIALAWVIRSNNVIAIPKAVKEEHVLANAQAATIQLTIEDLNRLDEVFPKPTRKIPLDII is encoded by the coding sequence ATGAGTTTACGTGACCATGAAAAAATATTGAGAATTAAGCATTCAATTGAAAAACGTGTAGTAACTTTACCTGATGGAACCTTTCTTCCAAGTATTGGCCAAGGAACATGGTACATGGGTGAAAATCCTCAATCGAAAAACAAAGAAATCAAAGCTTTGCAACTTGGAATAGAACTAGGCATGAAGCTGATCGATACGGCTGAAATGTACGGAAATGGCGATTCCGAACGTTTAGTTGGTGAGGCAATCAAGGGGCGTAGAGATAAAGTTTTTATAGTATCGAAAGTATATCCTCATCATTCCGGGTTAAATTTGATTGAAAGCGCATGTGAAAATAGTCTAAAACGACTAGGAACAGATCATCTTGATTTGTATCTTTTACACTGGAGAGGTCGTGTTCCTTTGGCAGAAACGATTGAAGGAATGGAGAGACTGCGCAAGGATGGTAAAATTGTAAGATGGGGAGTTTCTAATTTTGATACGGATGATATGTTAGAGTTGTGGGATACCGCTAACGGAAAAAAGTGTGTGGCAAATCAAGTGTTATATCATCTAGGCTCTAGAGGAATTGATTATGATCTCCTACCATGGCATCATGAACATAACATGCCAATTATGGCCTATAGTCCCCTGGCTCAGGGAGGGAGCTTAAGAAGACAATTACTAAGCGATCCAATCATCATTGAGATTGCAGAAAAATACAATGTGGAGCCATTACAAATTGCTCTTGCATGGGTCATTCGTTCAAACAACGTAATTGCTATCCCAAAAGCTGTTAAGGAAGAACATGTTTTAGCCAATGCTCAAGCTGCTACTATTCAATTGACCATAGAAGATCTGAACAGGCTTGACGAGGTATTTCCAAAACCAACAAGAAAAATACCTTTGGATATTATATAA
- a CDS encoding GNAT family N-acetyltransferase has product MGFADGGKRETNQVKNSGDLTSIYVLEEYQGQGIGKKLVDKLVAHFQERGFQKVFVEILEDNKSRFFYEKMNAIFSGKTTVVIQGEELNLIIYEWENPNLF; this is encoded by the coding sequence ATTGGATTCGCTGATGGAGGAAAAAGAGAAACAAATCAAGTCAAAAATTCAGGTGATTTAACCTCTATTTACGTTCTTGAAGAATACCAAGGACAAGGAATAGGGAAAAAACTTGTAGATAAATTAGTTGCTCATTTTCAGGAGAGAGGATTCCAAAAAGTTTTTGTAGAGATATTAGAGGATAATAAATCCCGGTTCTTTTATGAAAAAATGAATGCAATTTTTTCGGGAAAAACAACTGTTGTTATACAGGGGGAAGAACTGAATTTAATTATCTATGAGTGGGAAAATCCAAATTTGTTCTAA
- a CDS encoding stage V sporulation protein S translates to MNNVIRVSSKSNPNSIAGAIAGVIRENGNTEIQVIGAGALNQAIKAIAIARGFLAPSGLNLVLIPAFTDVVINYENRTGIKLLIGPRKKDSYAMKPYKR, encoded by the coding sequence ATGAATAATGTAATAAGAGTATCATCAAAATCAAACCCGAATTCTATTGCAGGTGCAATTGCAGGCGTAATAAGAGAAAACGGAAATACAGAAATTCAAGTTATCGGAGCAGGTGCTTTAAATCAAGCGATTAAAGCCATTGCGATTGCAAGAGGATTCCTAGCTCCTAGTGGTCTGAATCTGGTACTAATTCCTGCATTTACAGACGTAGTAATCAATTATGAAAATAGAACAGGAATCAAATTATTGATTGGTCCTAGAAAAAAAGATAGTTATGCGATGAAACCATATAAACGATAA
- a CDS encoding DEAD/DEAH box helicase, producing MTTFHEMGISEPIQRAITDMGFEEASPIQEKAIPVALTGKDIIGQAQTGTGKTAAFAIPILEKVDTSKKYVQAIAIAPTRELAIQVSEEINRLSKYMGITSLPIYGGQSIDRQIKALKKGPHIITGTPGRLLDHIQRKTLKLNHISVVVLDEADEMLDMGFVEDIERILKETPEEKQTLLFSATMPKPIQNLAERFMHDPELVKMKAKEVTSPTVKQIYYEVKERDKFEVLCRLLDVDNPELAVIFGRTKRRVDELSDALNKRGYLADGLHGDLNQRQRDIVMNKFREGNTDILVATDVAARGIDVSGVTHVYNFDIPQDPESYVHRIGRTGRAGKTGLAITFVTPRETGQIHSIERASKGKIQRKSIPTIAEAMESIQRAALEKMIQLVEGEEHIQFKQAAIELLDQYDSVALVSVALKLLSKEQKGIPVQLTSETPQHAKPKKRIQEKSKRNYKGNERKGGNGKSKSTSRSSRKKKS from the coding sequence ATGACAACATTTCATGAAATGGGCATAAGTGAACCCATTCAAAGAGCAATAACCGATATGGGATTTGAAGAGGCATCCCCGATACAAGAGAAAGCCATACCTGTAGCTCTAACGGGGAAGGACATAATCGGTCAAGCACAAACAGGTACAGGAAAGACGGCTGCTTTTGCCATACCGATCTTGGAGAAAGTGGATACGAGCAAAAAATATGTTCAGGCTATCGCAATTGCACCGACAAGAGAATTAGCTATTCAGGTCTCAGAAGAGATCAATCGGCTGTCGAAATACATGGGTATAACATCTCTTCCGATTTATGGGGGGCAGTCTATAGATCGTCAAATCAAGGCCTTGAAAAAGGGCCCTCACATCATTACGGGAACACCTGGAAGACTTTTGGACCACATTCAAAGAAAAACGCTTAAGTTAAATCACATTTCAGTGGTGGTTTTGGATGAAGCTGATGAAATGTTAGATATGGGCTTTGTGGAGGATATCGAACGAATTCTCAAAGAGACCCCTGAGGAAAAACAAACCTTGTTGTTCTCTGCAACCATGCCTAAACCGATCCAAAATCTTGCGGAAAGGTTTATGCATGATCCAGAGTTAGTAAAGATGAAAGCGAAGGAAGTTACCTCACCAACAGTAAAACAAATTTATTATGAGGTTAAAGAACGAGATAAATTTGAAGTACTTTGCCGTTTGCTGGATGTGGATAATCCAGAATTAGCTGTGATCTTTGGAAGAACCAAAAGACGAGTGGATGAATTAAGTGATGCCTTGAATAAAAGAGGGTATCTTGCTGATGGGTTGCACGGTGATTTAAATCAACGACAGCGAGATATTGTGATGAATAAATTTCGTGAGGGAAATACTGATATTTTGGTTGCGACCGATGTAGCTGCAAGAGGAATTGATGTTTCAGGAGTTACCCACGTCTACAATTTTGACATTCCTCAAGACCCGGAAAGCTATGTTCACCGAATCGGCAGAACGGGGCGGGCGGGGAAAACGGGGTTAGCTATTACATTTGTTACACCGAGAGAAACCGGACAGATTCACAGTATTGAAAGAGCCTCGAAAGGAAAGATCCAGCGCAAATCAATTCCAACTATAGCAGAAGCAATGGAGTCTATACAGAGAGCAGCACTAGAAAAGATGATTCAATTGGTTGAAGGGGAGGAGCACATACAATTTAAACAAGCAGCAATCGAATTGCTCGATCAATACGATTCCGTAGCATTAGTATCCGTTGCCTTGAAATTGTTATCAAAGGAACAGAAGGGAATTCCCGTTCAGTTAACTTCTGAGACACCGCAACATGCCAAACCTAAAAAAAGGATACAAGAGAAATCGAAGAGAAACTATAAAGGGAATGAACGAAAGGGAGGAAATGGTAAATCTAAATCAACTTCCAGGTCCTCTCGAAAAAAGAAATCATGA
- a CDS encoding DUF255 domain-containing protein, giving the protein MPTNNKPNRLIAEKSPYLLQHAHNPVDWYPWGEEAFDKAKRENKPVFVSIGYS; this is encoded by the coding sequence ATGCCAACTAACAATAAACCCAATAGATTAATCGCTGAAAAATCTCCTTACTTACTTCAACACGCACATAATCCCGTTGACTGGTATCCGTGGGGAGAAGAGGCTTTTGATAAAGCTAAACGCGAGAACAAGCCAGTTTTCGTATCTATTGGGTATTCCTAG